The window ACAATAATTAACCGAAGTAATATTATTGGAAAACCTTTGGCAGCCATGATGATAAATCGGGGCGGAACAGTTACCGTCGTTCATACTAAAACAAAGGACTTGAAAGAAAAGACAAAGCATGCCGACATAGTTATAGTTGGAGTGGGGAGAACTGATTTTTTAACTGCAGATATGGTAAAAGAAGGGGCCGTTGTAGTTGATGTGGGGATAACTCGTAACGTGGATGGCATTAAAGGTGATGTCAAGTATGACAAGGTCAGCAAGAAAACATCTTATATAACTCCAGTTCCAGGAGGAGTTGGCCCTATGACAAGAGCAATGCTTCTGGAAAACCTTATAATCTGCTTTATAAAACAGAACGATTGTGCAAGATGATTTTCTAGAGGCGTTAAAGCTTATTGGGTCTAAACCAGGACTTGAACGATTAAATTCAAAACTTGGGCTCGAAAGAATAAAGTTTCTTCTTGAAAAAAGCGGAATAAGCTGGGAAGATATACCTGTAGTCCACATAGCAGGAACAAACGGCAAAGGCTCAGTTGTTACTTTTATATCTGAAATTTTTTCTCAATCCAACTACAAAGTGGGGTCTTATATATCACCTCATCTGATTGATATATACGAACGGATAAAAATTGGCGATAATAATATTTCCTCAAAAGATTTTGATAGAATCCTTTCTGAATTAAAATCCTATTGTGAAGAAGCAGAAAAATTGATGGACATCGGAAGTCCAACTTTTTTTGAAGTTTTAACTGCCGTTTCTATTATTTATTTTGCCGAGAAAAAAGTTGATGTTATAGTTTCTGAAGTTGGCCTTGGAGGTAGACTCGATGCGACTAATATACTAAACGGTAAATCCGTCGCAATAACAAATATTTCCCTTGATCACCAGGAAATATTAGGCCATAGCAAAGAAGAGATATTAATTGAAAAAGCGGGAATAATAAAAAAAGGATCATTAGTTTCTTCTTGCATTGATTTAGAATTGGCACCGTTGCTAGAAAATATCTGCATAGAAAAAGGCGCTACATTAAAATTATTTAATAGGGATTTCAAAGCAATTGAGAAAAAAATTAGCTTCGAGGGCGCCGTTTTTGATTATCGTTCAAGTGATAATTTCTTCAAAGATGTTAAAATCAGGATGATAGGAAGGCATCAAATAGCAAATGCGGCATGTGCAATTAATTTGGCGGAATCCATGGCTTCACATGGATTTGAACTAAACGAAGATTCAATCAGGAAAGGCCTTGAAAAATCTATTTGGCCAGGGCGCTTCCAAATATTGAGAAGAAATCCAATGATTTTAGTTGACGTCGCACACAATACAGCTGGTGCAAAATCTCTTTCAGAAACTTATAACGGTTTATTTACAGATTCAAAAACACTTTTACTCGTTGGGATATCTGTAGATAAGGATATTGATGGTATTTTGAATGAATTTTCCAAAATTTCAAAAAGAATAGTCTTGACAACAATCCCTCCGAGATGTGCAAATATTAATATTCTTGAAGAAAAAGCAAGGAAGTATTTCAACGATATTAACTCTTTTGACGATCCACTCAAAGCTTTTGATTATTGTGTGTCAAACCTTAAAAAAGATGAAAAATTACTCATCACTGGGTCCATATATATCGCTGGATACATATTGAAAGGAAGGAAATTACTTGGCAGTTGAAAATAAGAGATTATTTTTTGGCTCAATGTTGGGATTCTATAAATCATTTTTTCATGGGTTCACAATGGTTCTTTTTAGTATATATTTTACCACGCTAGGGATATCTTTACTACCCTACGCATTATTATTTGTTATCGGCGATGGCGTTTCTTTTTTTCTTAAACCGCTAATTGGCGCTCTGTCGGACAGAATAGGGGAGAGGTACTTATTGCTAGTTGCTTTGACACTATCCTCAGTTTCCGCTTTTCTCATTTCCTTTACTAATAATCTTCTGTATCTGGCGCTACTTCAAGTATTAGTTGCAGTTTCTCTTGCCACATTCTTGACCGTTGTGATAGTTTTCTCGCTTAGACCTATAACACAAAAACCTGAGAGGAAAGTTAGTATTTTTGGAGGAATTACTGGATTGGGATGGGTATTTGGTCTTTTGCTTCCAGGATTATTTGTAGATATACTGGGATTAAAAGGAGCTTTCTATTCATTATTTTTAATCGGAGCATCTATAACAATAATTTATATATCCTTCATGAAGGAATTCAAATTTGAATTAAGGGAGAAGAGCTACCCTTCAATTCAAACACTGAAAAAAGTATTAGATCCTTTAGTATACAAGACATTTGACATAGCAGTGTTCACAGCATTTTTGATATTCTTTGTAAGATTTGCCATAGGAAAACTTGGAATGGCTGGGTCTATTGTTTCATTGATAGTTGCATTTGAATCACTTGTTTTTGGTCTTTCTGAAATTCTTATAGGACGTTATGCAAAGATTGAAAGTAAAAGGATGTGGATTAAATGGGGCGCATTAATCCATATAGCCGGGATTACGTTATTGTTTTTTTCCAACAACATTGTCTTATTCTTTTTATCTTCAGGCCTCATTGGATTGGCCGGGGCATTCATTGATGTTTGGTGCTATTCTTTCTTGTGTGAGGTAATAGAAGTTGCAAAAAGAGGGACAATTTTCTCTACATTTTCACTAAGTCAGGACCTTTCTACAATAACTGGTTCAAGTCTTCCAGCTCTTGCATCATTTTTTGCAATAAATCCGTTCGCATCAATGCTACTCTTTCCGGCAATAATTCTTGTTTATTCTATTAAACGCAGTTGATGATCCGTTTGTTAGTAATAATCCTATCCATTTTGATATCATGTTTTTGGATAGGCAATGAATCAAAAACCTGAAACTCATAAGCAAGACCGACTTTAAGTCCTCTAGTACTCATTAAGAATCTGTCAAAATAACCTCCGCCTCTCCCTAGCCTCTCGCACCTGCCCCCAAAGGCAAGGCCAGGAATAAATAATAATTCTATTTCTTCAGGATTGGTACTTTTAGTGTTCTCATTTGGTTCAAGGATATCGAAGTTTCCGATTTTTAGATCCCTCAAGTCTTCAATTTCTCGTATTTCAAGAGAATTATCCTCTTTTTTCGTCAAAGGAACACAGACCGCCTTTCCAAGAATCATTGAATGAGTAATCAGATCAATTGTATCTACTTCTTTATCCTTTGAAACATAAGTGAAAATAGTGTTTGCTGAACAATATTCCTCGAGACTATAGATAGTCTTTCTTATTTTTTCATCCATAATGCCCTTTTTAGCATAATCTAGGTTCGCCATTTCTTCTTTTATTCTGGCTCTTAGCTCAGACTTAGAAAGCATAAACTAAATAACGAAAACTTTTTAAAAAGATTTACAATTGAATTTGAAATCAAGATGGTTAAGATGGAAAGTGACATCGACATAGCAAATAAAGCACATATCTGGCCCATAGAAAAAATCGCCGAAAAAGCAGGGATTAGTGAGAAATATCTTGAACTGTATGGAAAGCATAAAGCAAAAATAGATTTGTTAATCCTAGAAACCAATGAAAAAAATACTAAAGGTAATCTAATTTTAGTAACTGCGATGAATCCAACACCGTATGGTGAAGGAAAGACCCTTACCACCATAGGATTGGGCCAAGCTCTATGCGCTCTTGGAAAGAAAACAATAATTACTTTAAGAGAGCCATCGATGGGCCCTGTGTTTGGTGTAAAAGGTGGGGCCACAGGCGGGGGGCGTTCACAAATCCTTCCAATGGAGGATATTAATCTACATTTCACAGGCGATATTCATGCAGTTCAAGCTGCACATAACCTTCTGGCAGCTATGCTCGATACCCATATTTTGATGGGAAATGAACTTGACATTGATATTAATAATATTGTGTGGCCCAGAGCGATTGATATGAATGACAGGGCCCTAAGAAATATCGTGATTGGACTTGGCGGTTCTGGGAATGGTATTCCCCGCGAATCAAAATTTATTATTACTGCAGCATCAGAAATAATGTCAATTGTGTGCCTTTCAAAAGATATAGTGGACCTTAAAGAGAGACTCTCCAACATTACCATTGCGTTTGATAGAAAAGGTAATCCCATAAATGCAGGAAAATTAAAAGTTGAAGGTGCACTGGCAGCGATATTAAAAGAAGCACTTAAACCAAACCTTGTTCAGACAATTGAGCACACACCTGCAATTATACACGGTGGGCCTTTTGCCAATATATCAATTGGTACAAATTCGATAATTGCGACCAATATAGCCCTTAAATTGGCCGATTTTGTCATAATTGAAGCTGGATTCGGTGCAGACTTAGGTGCAGAAAAATTCCTTAACATCGTTTCAAGAAAAGGTAATTTTTCCCCTTCTGCGGTAGTATTAGTCGTCACATGCAAGGCAATAAAGTACCATGGCGGATTAAAGGATATTATTACCTATCACGATGAAGAAGCGTTCTTAAAAGGCCTAAAAAATGTTGAAAAACATATTGACAATCTCAAATTATTTGGAATTCCAGTAGTTGTATCAATTAATAAGTTTAATTTTGACAGAGATCAGGAAATTGAAATGATAAAGTCACTTTGTGCAAAGAAGGAAGTGCCCGTGACTTTATCCAAAATGTTTTCAGAAGGAGGCAATGGTGGAATAGAACTTGCAAATATAGTATTGGAATTGTCAAAGCAAAAGAATAATTTCAAGCCACTTTACGAACTAACCGACGATATTGAAAAAAAGGTAGAGATAATTGCTAAAAAAATCTACGGTGCAAAACGTGTAATATTTGAAACAAAACCCAAGAAAAAGATTGAATTATATAAAAAACTTGGATATGGAAATCTGCCAGTATGCATTGCTAAAACTCAATTGTCTTTATCTGATGACAAGAATCTAATTGGAGTTCCACCTCCTTTTGATCTTGAAGTAACAGATGTTGAACTTGCAAGCGGGGCTGGCTATATTGTAATAATTTGCGGTAATATTACCCTAATGCCTGGTCTTTCAAGATCGCCGGCAGCTGTAAAAATGGATATCGATGACAAAGGAAACATAAAAGGGCTAATGTAGAATAAGCTTATCTTAATAATATGTCCTTAATAGGTATACTTTATTTATTTTTTGGCTCAAAATGGCCAGTTATTAATAGAAATTAATATATATATTTTCTTTTAAGCTTTTATTATGAACAAATTTCCGAGAGAAAAGGATATTTCAGGCTGTTCTATATTCGGATTAATCAATACTGACGGAGAAAAGGTCAGTGGCAGTGTTATCACTGAAGCAATTTCTGTTCTCCATGATAGGGCGAATGGCCTAGGTGGGGGTTTTTCTGGATATGGGATATACCCAGACTATCCAGATGATTATGCATTCCATTTATTTTTTGATTCTGTCAAGGCAAAAGAGGAAACTGAAGAATTAATTAATAAACACTTTCTAATTGAATACGACGAAAAGATTAGAACTGATAATTCTATTAATCTTCCTAATAAGCCATTATTGTGGCGATATTTTGTTAAAAATAGGAATATCTTGTCCAAAGATTCCGAAAGAGAAGAGACTTTCAAGGCTGTAATGGATATCAATAATAACATTGAAGGTGCATATGTAATCTCAAGCGGAAAAAACATGGGGGTATTCAAAGGCGTGGGGTACCCTGAAGACATCAGTAGATTCTATCGTCTTGAAGATTACAAGGGTTATATATGGACCGCGCACGGAAGATTCCCCACTAATACTCCTGGGTGGTGGGGCGGAGCGCACCCTTTTGGATTGCTTGACTGGACTATAGTCCATAACGGTGAAATATCTTCTTATGATACCAACAGAAGGTATCTTGAGATGTACGGTTACAGATGTAATCTTGTAACAGATACTGAAGTAATAACTTATCTTTTTGATTTTTTAGTTAGAAAGAATAATCTTACTCTGTCGCTAGCATCAAAGATTCTTGCAAGCCCAATGTGGGTAGATATAGACAGAATGGAAGAAAAAAAGAGAGAGTTGTTAAAAGCATTGAGAATGACCTATGCCGGGGCACTACTCACAGGACCATTTTCTGTTATTCTAGGATTTGAGAATGGGATAATGGGCCTCGGGGATAGATTAAAACTTAGGCCACTTCTTGTAGGAAAAAATGAGAATACAGTCTACATGTCAAGTGAAGAATGCGCAGTGAGGAAAATTTGTCCGGATCTTGATTCAGTTTACAGGCCAAAAGGTGGAGAGCCTGCAATAGCTTTGTTGGATGGTAAATATGTCTAGTGTTATTCCTGAATTTATTGTAGATAAAAATGAAGACAGATGCATCAAATGTAAGGTCTGTGTAAGGCAGTGTTCTGAAGAGGTCTTCAAGTACTTTGAAGATTTTGATTTAATCCGTATTTACAATGACAAGTGTGTTGGATGTCATCGGTGTGAAATGATGTGCCCAACAGATGCTTTGACTATAACTAAAAATAAAGCCCTTTACAAAGATAACTTTCATTGGAGCTCATACACTATTAATAGTATAAAAAAACAGGCTGAAACTGGGGGCATGACACTTACTGGCAGTGGTAACGATAAGGCTTACGTTTCTTATTGGGACAGAATGCTACTCGATGCTTCGCAAGTTACAAATCCTCCAATTGACCCTCTAAGGGAACCGATGGAACTAAGGACATATTTGGGTAAGAAACCT of the Methanofastidiosum sp. genome contains:
- a CDS encoding MFS transporter; amino-acid sequence: MAVENKRLFFGSMLGFYKSFFHGFTMVLFSIYFTTLGISLLPYALLFVIGDGVSFFLKPLIGALSDRIGERYLLLVALTLSSVSAFLISFTNNLLYLALLQVLVAVSLATFLTVVIVFSLRPITQKPERKVSIFGGITGLGWVFGLLLPGLFVDILGLKGAFYSLFLIGASITIIYISFMKEFKFELREKSYPSIQTLKKVLDPLVYKTFDIAVFTAFLIFFVRFAIGKLGMAGSIVSLIVAFESLVFGLSEILIGRYAKIESKRMWIKWGALIHIAGITLLFFSNNIVLFFLSSGLIGLAGAFIDVWCYSFLCEVIEVAKRGTIFSTFSLSQDLSTITGSSLPALASFFAINPFASMLLFPAIILVYSIKRS
- a CDS encoding 5-formyltetrahydrofolate cyclo-ligase; the protein is MLSKSELRARIKEEMANLDYAKKGIMDEKIRKTIYSLEEYCSANTIFTYVSKDKEVDTIDLITHSMILGKAVCVPLTKKEDNSLEIREIEDLRDLKIGNFDILEPNENTKSTNPEEIELLFIPGLAFGGRCERLGRGGGYFDRFLMSTRGLKVGLAYEFQVFDSLPIQKHDIKMDRIITNKRIINCV
- a CDS encoding glutamine amidotransferase family protein; the protein is MNKFPREKDISGCSIFGLINTDGEKVSGSVITEAISVLHDRANGLGGGFSGYGIYPDYPDDYAFHLFFDSVKAKEETEELINKHFLIEYDEKIRTDNSINLPNKPLLWRYFVKNRNILSKDSEREETFKAVMDINNNIEGAYVISSGKNMGVFKGVGYPEDISRFYRLEDYKGYIWTAHGRFPTNTPGWWGGAHPFGLLDWTIVHNGEISSYDTNRRYLEMYGYRCNLVTDTEVITYLFDFLVRKNNLTLSLASKILASPMWVDIDRMEEKKRELLKALRMTYAGALLTGPFSVILGFENGIMGLGDRLKLRPLLVGKNENTVYMSSEECAVRKICPDLDSVYRPKGGEPAIALLDGKYV
- a CDS encoding folylpolyglutamate synthase/dihydrofolate synthase family protein, which produces MQDDFLEALKLIGSKPGLERLNSKLGLERIKFLLEKSGISWEDIPVVHIAGTNGKGSVVTFISEIFSQSNYKVGSYISPHLIDIYERIKIGDNNISSKDFDRILSELKSYCEEAEKLMDIGSPTFFEVLTAVSIIYFAEKKVDVIVSEVGLGGRLDATNILNGKSVAITNISLDHQEILGHSKEEILIEKAGIIKKGSLVSSCIDLELAPLLENICIEKGATLKLFNRDFKAIEKKISFEGAVFDYRSSDNFFKDVKIRMIGRHQIANAACAINLAESMASHGFELNEDSIRKGLEKSIWPGRFQILRRNPMILVDVAHNTAGAKSLSETYNGLFTDSKTLLLVGISVDKDIDGILNEFSKISKRIVLTTIPPRCANINILEEKARKYFNDINSFDDPLKAFDYCVSNLKKDEKLLITGSIYIAGYILKGRKLLGS
- a CDS encoding formate--tetrahydrofolate ligase; translated protein: MESDIDIANKAHIWPIEKIAEKAGISEKYLELYGKHKAKIDLLILETNEKNTKGNLILVTAMNPTPYGEGKTLTTIGLGQALCALGKKTIITLREPSMGPVFGVKGGATGGGRSQILPMEDINLHFTGDIHAVQAAHNLLAAMLDTHILMGNELDIDINNIVWPRAIDMNDRALRNIVIGLGGSGNGIPRESKFIITAASEIMSIVCLSKDIVDLKERLSNITIAFDRKGNPINAGKLKVEGALAAILKEALKPNLVQTIEHTPAIIHGGPFANISIGTNSIIATNIALKLADFVIIEAGFGADLGAEKFLNIVSRKGNFSPSAVVLVVTCKAIKYHGGLKDIITYHDEEAFLKGLKNVEKHIDNLKLFGIPVVVSINKFNFDRDQEIEMIKSLCAKKEVPVTLSKMFSEGGNGGIELANIVLELSKQKNNFKPLYELTDDIEKKVEIIAKKIYGAKRVIFETKPKKKIELYKKLGYGNLPVCIAKTQLSLSDDKNLIGVPPPFDLEVTDVELASGAGYIVIICGNITLMPGLSRSPAAVKMDIDDKGNIKGLM
- a CDS encoding bifunctional 5,10-methylenetetrahydrofolate dehydrogenase/5,10-methenyltetrahydrofolate cyclohydrolase; the encoded protein is DIHGILVQLPLPKHIDSNKVLERIDPIKDVDGFTPINVGRILLNISDIFPCTPKGVVKILDEYNIPIEGADITIINRSNIIGKPLAAMMINRGGTVTVVHTKTKDLKEKTKHADIVIVGVGRTDFLTADMVKEGAVVVDVGITRNVDGIKGDVKYDKVSKKTSYITPVPGGVGPMTRAMLLENLIICFIKQNDCAR